Proteins found in one Solitalea lacus genomic segment:
- the pgmB gene encoding beta-phosphoglucomutase, with amino-acid sequence MSPIKACIFDLDGVIVDTSIYHYLSWRRLANELGFDITREDNEQLKGISRMECLRIILSIGGVSTSADQLYELAEKKNLWYLEHVQTMTPNEVLPGVVEFMDYVKQAGIRIAIASASKNAGKILEKVGLMDRYEVLVDGNVVSKAKPNPEIFLRSARELGVAPVNCIVFEDAISGIQAAHNAGMRSVGVGDEKILKNAHLVVPTLGAMSMDELLALQNFA; translated from the coding sequence ATGTCACCCATCAAAGCCTGTATTTTTGACCTTGACGGGGTTATTGTTGATACTTCAATTTATCATTATTTATCATGGAGGCGTTTAGCCAATGAGCTGGGCTTCGATATTACCCGCGAAGATAATGAGCAGCTTAAAGGTATTAGTCGCATGGAATGTTTGCGTATAATTTTAAGCATTGGAGGTGTCTCAACATCAGCCGATCAGCTTTATGAGTTGGCTGAAAAAAAGAACCTATGGTATCTGGAGCATGTTCAAACCATGACCCCAAATGAGGTGCTGCCAGGGGTTGTTGAGTTTATGGATTATGTTAAACAAGCCGGAATCAGGATTGCAATTGCTTCAGCTAGTAAAAATGCAGGTAAAATTTTAGAAAAGGTTGGCTTGATGGATCGGTACGAGGTACTGGTTGATGGAAATGTGGTTTCTAAAGCTAAACCTAATCCGGAAATTTTTCTCCGTTCTGCCAGAGAACTGGGAGTTGCTCCGGTAAATTGCATTGTGTTTGAAGACGCGATTTCGGGAATTCAAGCTGCTCATAATGCCGGAATGCGTTCGGTAGGTGTTGGCGATGAGAAAATACTTAAGAATGCTCATTTGGTTGTTCCTACTTTAGGAGCAATGAGTATGGATGAGTTGCTTGCACTGCAAAATTTTGCGTAA
- a CDS encoding glycoside hydrolase family 31 protein, translated as MENLTNINNLIDPDLKLKENQHTEEGEKFLNNPIVTVGPVTKQYLRSVKSYVTDGNRFVFSDGVSKVQISVISDEIIRVRMAPQGTFLADFSYAINGYPHKITLVKFAEDENIYKISTPKVNCIITKADFLISFTDSNNHMMNADAKAMHFEENVQFGGYYVYCSKVCTNTEDFYALGDKPTEFNLRGKRLVLWNTDTYAFAKNQDPLYRSIPFYIGLNEGKSYGIFFDNTFKTHFDFAVELKDRSSFWSDGGELNYYYIHGPEMMDVVKRYSQLTGTHQMPPMWALGFHQCRWSYYPDSKVKEIAQTFRDKKIPCDAIYLDIDYMNGYRCFTWNQRYFPEPKKLLGDLKDIGFKTVVIIDPGIKVDDNYWVFKEGKSNNYFCRRSDDYFMEGNVWPGRCQFPDFTNPKVRDWWGWLFKELLETGVDGIWNDMNEPAVFGSGTFPDDVRHNFDHHRGSHRKAHNVYGMQMVRATYEGLKKLQKNKRPFTITRAGYSGVQRYSSVWTGDNVATWEHLKLANIMCQRLSISGISFCGTDIGGFTGEPDGELFTRWIQLGVFTPLMRAHSAGDTREREPWSFGEPFEGICRKFIELRYKLMPYLYSAFWQHYKYQLPVVRPIVMLESHEHINHYREDEFSFGDNILVCPVLQPSIHNRKVYLPQGAWYDYWTNQKYSGGKEFVISTPLDSMPIFVKAGAVIPEMEVMQYTDEFELEELFLKTWFSVHPVKSVLYEDHGDTFAYQQDIFLEKTFNVFGSNGSLIIEQVMDGLYTPRYEKYRHIIYGLPFKVSKVLIDGKEQKKYSLDTRNVLEFSSSKKFKKIEILA; from the coding sequence ATGGAAAACCTAACAAACATCAATAACCTTATTGACCCGGATTTAAAATTGAAAGAGAATCAGCATACAGAAGAAGGGGAAAAGTTTTTAAACAACCCTATTGTTACAGTTGGTCCTGTTACCAAGCAATACCTGAGATCTGTTAAAAGCTATGTTACAGATGGTAATCGCTTTGTGTTTTCTGATGGGGTATCTAAAGTTCAGATTTCAGTAATTAGTGACGAAATTATTAGGGTACGTATGGCGCCCCAAGGTACTTTCTTGGCCGATTTTTCTTATGCCATAAATGGATATCCGCATAAAATTACTCTGGTAAAGTTTGCTGAAGATGAAAATATCTATAAGATTTCAACTCCCAAAGTTAATTGCATAATAACCAAGGCTGATTTTCTGATAAGCTTTACTGATAGCAATAACCACATGATGAATGCTGATGCCAAAGCAATGCACTTTGAAGAAAATGTGCAATTTGGAGGTTACTACGTGTATTGCAGTAAGGTTTGTACCAATACGGAGGATTTTTATGCTTTAGGAGATAAACCAACAGAGTTTAACCTTAGAGGCAAGCGACTGGTACTATGGAATACTGATACATATGCATTTGCCAAAAATCAGGATCCTTTATATCGCAGTATTCCGTTTTATATTGGCCTTAATGAAGGAAAGAGTTATGGTATTTTTTTTGATAACACTTTTAAAACTCATTTTGACTTTGCCGTTGAACTGAAAGATCGCAGCAGCTTTTGGTCTGATGGAGGAGAGTTAAATTACTACTATATCCACGGTCCCGAAATGATGGATGTTGTAAAACGATATTCTCAGCTAACCGGTACGCATCAAATGCCGCCTATGTGGGCATTAGGCTTTCATCAGTGTCGCTGGAGTTATTATCCCGATAGTAAGGTGAAAGAGATTGCACAAACGTTTAGGGATAAGAAAATTCCGTGTGACGCAATTTATCTTGATATTGATTACATGAATGGTTACCGCTGTTTTACCTGGAACCAACGTTATTTTCCTGAACCTAAAAAGTTGCTGGGTGATTTGAAGGACATCGGTTTTAAAACAGTAGTAATTATTGATCCGGGAATAAAGGTGGATGATAACTACTGGGTATTTAAGGAAGGCAAGTCGAACAATTATTTCTGTCGCCGGAGTGATGACTATTTTATGGAGGGGAATGTGTGGCCGGGCCGCTGTCAGTTTCCTGATTTTACCAACCCGAAAGTTCGTGATTGGTGGGGTTGGTTATTCAAAGAATTGCTAGAAACTGGTGTTGACGGAATTTGGAATGACATGAATGAGCCTGCGGTATTTGGATCGGGTACATTTCCTGATGATGTTCGTCATAATTTTGACCATCATCGGGGCTCTCATCGTAAGGCCCATAATGTTTACGGAATGCAAATGGTACGGGCGACTTACGAAGGTTTGAAAAAGCTTCAGAAAAATAAACGACCCTTTACCATAACTCGTGCCGGTTATTCAGGTGTGCAACGCTATTCATCTGTTTGGACCGGTGATAACGTGGCTACTTGGGAGCATCTGAAGCTGGCTAATATTATGTGTCAACGTTTAAGTATTTCCGGAATATCCTTTTGTGGAACAGATATTGGAGGATTTACTGGTGAGCCAGATGGTGAATTATTCACTCGGTGGATTCAGTTAGGCGTATTTACACCGTTAATGAGAGCGCACTCGGCAGGAGATACCCGCGAGCGGGAACCATGGTCGTTTGGTGAGCCATTTGAAGGTATCTGTCGTAAGTTTATAGAGCTACGTTATAAATTGATGCCTTATTTGTATTCGGCATTTTGGCAACATTATAAATATCAGCTTCCCGTTGTTCGTCCGATTGTAATGTTAGAATCTCATGAACATATTAATCACTATCGGGAGGACGAGTTTTCATTTGGAGATAATATTTTAGTTTGCCCTGTTTTGCAACCTTCAATACACAACCGGAAGGTTTATTTACCCCAAGGTGCCTGGTATGATTACTGGACGAATCAAAAATATTCAGGTGGAAAGGAATTTGTTATAAGTACCCCACTTGACAGTATGCCGATTTTTGTAAAGGCTGGCGCTGTTATACCTGAAATGGAAGTGATGCAATACACTGACGAGTTTGAGCTCGAGGAGCTCTTCCTGAAAACCTGGTTTTCTGTGCATCCAGTTAAATCAGTTTTGTACGAAGATCATGGGGATACGTTTGCTTATCAACAGGATATTTTTCTTGAAAAAACATTCAATGTGTTTGGAAGTAATGGCTCTTTAATAATAGAACAAGTAATGGACGGCTTGTATACTCCACGTTACGAAAAATACAGACATATCATATACGGATTGCCATTTAAAGTAAGTAAAGTTTTGATAGATGGTAAGGAGCAGAAAAAATATAGTTTAGATACAAGAAATGTATTGGAATTTTCAAGTTCTAAAAAGTTTAAAAAGATCGAGATTTTGGCATAA
- a CDS encoding thioredoxin family protein: MENKELLRSEYSQSISYNDYRKLIDDLLQQNLTTGDNNSPDMLEYARMNVQRMNRWDKSYEPSDELVALAKEYKRKEIWLVLAEGWCGDAAQNIPLIKKIADLNENIEIRFLLRDQHLDLMDQYLTNGGRSIPKLIRIDAETFEELGTWGPRPVQLQEKVVHLKNEIGMPKEEMAIEIHLWYAKNKGAALEQEFKSMLEPSVKIY; the protein is encoded by the coding sequence ATGGAAAATAAAGAACTCTTAAGATCTGAATACTCGCAGTCTATTAGTTACAATGATTACCGCAAGTTAATCGATGATTTACTTCAGCAAAACTTAACTACCGGTGATAATAATTCGCCGGATATGCTTGAGTACGCTCGAATGAATGTGCAACGAATGAACAGGTGGGATAAAAGCTATGAGCCTTCCGATGAGCTTGTTGCTTTGGCTAAGGAATACAAACGCAAAGAAATTTGGTTGGTATTAGCTGAAGGATGGTGTGGTGATGCTGCTCAGAATATTCCGCTAATTAAGAAAATTGCTGATTTAAATGAGAATATAGAAATCCGCTTTTTGTTAAGAGATCAACACTTGGATTTGATGGATCAATATCTTACAAATGGAGGAAGAAGTATTCCGAAGTTGATTCGTATAGATGCGGAAACATTTGAGGAACTGGGTACCTGGGGGCCGCGCCCTGTTCAATTGCAAGAGAAAGTGGTGCACTTGAAGAATGAAATTGGCATGCCAAAGGAAGAAATGGCAATTGAAATTCATTTATGGTACGCCAAAAATAAAGGAGCTGCATTGGAACAGGAATTTAAATCAATGCTTGAGCCATCGGTGAAGATCTATTAA
- a CDS encoding penicillin acylase family protein, with the protein MKIFKAITLLVVSGAVFFVFNNKTGPLPPLGSFSSPYTGFWQNAENRQIEKDLSLSLPGLKDEVSILYDENRVPHIFAKNDYDAYFTQGYVTAKDRLWQMDFQTRFAAGRISEVVGERALELDRYKRRTGMLLGAEQSLKGMMANPKSKMVVEAYTAGINAYIASLKPKDFPIEFKILDYKPEQWTLLKCALLLKQMTSTLAGGSDDFYMTNILKTYGPSVVKDLFRDYPFREDPIIPAGTKWTFTPLKVPPTPSSFIAMMTDSIRPQEKIEGIGSNNWAVAGNKTATGMPILANDPHLDLTLPSIWYQIQLITPTMNVYGVSLPGAPHVIIGFNKNVSWGVTNVDADVLDWYQIKFKDNKKEEYWWNNKWNKVTKRIETISIRGGKTLVDTILFTHHGPIVYIDEQKPFKDNVPVGTAMRWIAHDQSDELATFYKLNRAKNYEDYREALKAYTAPAQNFVFADNHNNIAITPNGKYPLKWKEQGKFVLDGSDPNNDWQGWIPAEQNPTIKNPERGFVSSANQSSTDPTYPYYLNWEFAPYERAARINRRLTQMNHITVDSLRNLQNDNFSVQAENLRTTMLSLVDQGQLKKKEEIEGFRIMNQWNNFYNAKEIAASIFDLWYNQLNNSIWADDFTDKGSIMRFPSRDRTTQIILFEQNSKWVDNLSTPQKETLADLATISFISTIDSLTKKQGPLGEKWQWGYVKDTQIAHLAKIPGFNSKHLFSGGSKGSVNALNHNNGPSWRMVVQLGQKVKAFGVYPGGQSGNPGSWYYDNMIDTWSDGKLNELVYLLNPTPDKRIISTVKLKK; encoded by the coding sequence ATGAAGATTTTTAAGGCAATTACCCTTTTGGTAGTGTCTGGCGCTGTGTTTTTTGTATTTAATAACAAAACAGGCCCATTGCCGCCACTAGGTAGTTTTTCAAGTCCGTATACTGGTTTTTGGCAAAATGCCGAGAATAGACAAATTGAAAAGGACCTATCTTTATCCTTACCTGGCTTAAAGGATGAGGTTAGTATTTTGTACGATGAAAATCGTGTCCCTCATATTTTCGCTAAGAACGATTACGACGCTTATTTTACTCAAGGCTATGTAACTGCTAAAGACCGGTTATGGCAAATGGACTTCCAAACACGCTTCGCAGCAGGAAGAATATCAGAAGTAGTGGGAGAAAGAGCTCTTGAACTTGATCGGTATAAACGTCGAACCGGTATGCTTTTGGGAGCTGAACAATCCTTAAAGGGTATGATGGCAAATCCAAAAAGTAAAATGGTGGTTGAAGCTTATACTGCTGGTATCAATGCTTACATTGCCTCCTTAAAACCTAAAGACTTCCCTATTGAATTTAAAATATTGGATTACAAACCAGAGCAGTGGACTTTGTTGAAATGTGCTTTGCTGTTAAAGCAAATGACTTCAACCTTGGCCGGCGGTTCGGATGATTTTTACATGACCAATATTTTAAAAACTTACGGCCCATCTGTAGTTAAAGATCTGTTTCGTGATTATCCTTTCCGTGAAGACCCAATTATTCCGGCAGGCACAAAATGGACCTTTACCCCACTAAAGGTTCCTCCTACTCCATCAAGCTTTATCGCGATGATGACTGATTCTATTCGTCCTCAAGAAAAAATTGAAGGCATAGGCAGTAATAATTGGGCTGTTGCTGGGAATAAAACAGCGACTGGAATGCCAATACTTGCAAACGATCCACACCTTGACCTTACCTTACCATCAATCTGGTATCAAATTCAGTTGATTACACCAACTATGAATGTTTATGGTGTTTCATTACCAGGAGCCCCTCATGTAATCATTGGATTTAACAAAAATGTAAGTTGGGGTGTAACCAATGTTGACGCGGATGTATTAGACTGGTATCAAATTAAATTTAAAGACAATAAGAAGGAGGAATACTGGTGGAACAACAAATGGAACAAGGTGACTAAACGCATTGAAACCATTTCTATAAGAGGTGGTAAAACCTTAGTTGATACGATACTATTTACGCACCACGGTCCTATTGTTTATATTGATGAACAAAAACCATTTAAGGATAACGTTCCGGTGGGAACAGCAATGCGCTGGATTGCACATGATCAGTCTGATGAACTTGCAACCTTTTACAAATTAAATCGTGCAAAAAATTATGAAGACTACCGGGAGGCCTTAAAAGCTTATACCGCTCCGGCCCAAAACTTTGTTTTTGCCGATAATCATAACAATATAGCTATTACTCCAAATGGTAAATACCCATTAAAATGGAAAGAACAAGGCAAGTTTGTGTTGGATGGTTCTGATCCGAATAACGACTGGCAAGGTTGGATTCCAGCTGAACAAAACCCAACTATCAAAAATCCCGAACGTGGTTTCGTAAGCTCGGCTAATCAATCAAGTACAGACCCAACTTACCCATATTACCTCAATTGGGAATTTGCTCCTTATGAGCGTGCTGCCCGAATAAATCGTAGGTTAACACAAATGAATCATATCACTGTTGATTCACTTCGTAATCTTCAAAATGACAACTTCAGCGTTCAAGCTGAAAACTTAAGAACAACTATGCTTTCTCTAGTTGACCAAGGCCAATTAAAGAAAAAAGAGGAAATAGAAGGCTTCCGCATAATGAACCAATGGAACAACTTTTATAATGCCAAAGAAATAGCCGCATCTATATTTGATTTGTGGTATAATCAACTAAACAATTCTATCTGGGCAGATGATTTTACCGACAAGGGCAGTATTATGCGCTTTCCGTCACGCGACAGAACCACCCAGATCATTCTATTTGAACAAAATTCAAAATGGGTTGATAACTTATCTACTCCACAAAAAGAAACACTAGCTGATCTGGCAACAATAAGTTTCATTTCTACAATTGATAGCCTCACCAAAAAACAAGGCCCATTGGGAGAAAAATGGCAATGGGGATATGTAAAAGACACTCAGATTGCTCACTTAGCCAAAATACCAGGATTTAATAGTAAACACCTCTTTAGCGGCGGTAGTAAAGGTTCGGTAAATGCACTAAACCACAATAATGGCCCATCATGGCGTATGGTGGTACAGTTAGGACAAAAAGTGAAAGCCTTTGGTGTTTATCCGGGTGGACAGTCTGGTAACCCTGGAAGCTGGTATTATGACAACATGATTGATACCTGGAGTGATGGAAAATTAAATGAGTTGGTCTACTTGCTAAATCCAACCCCTGACAAGCGCATTATTTCAACAGTTAAACTAAAAAAATAG
- a CDS encoding flavodoxin family protein: MKKLIILGSSRKNGNTQKAVDILNSLSGFDILDLGDFNISQYDYEHKNNKDDYLKLMHRIIDNYDTLVFATPVYWYSMSGVMKVFFDRFTDLLDNEKELGRKLRNKNMAVLSSSIGDHLGENFWLPFIETAKYLGMNYIGNVHTITDQDPTEELMKFVDLINKKSIVTNEAV, translated from the coding sequence TTGAAAAAGCTAATTATACTCGGAAGTTCAAGAAAAAACGGTAATACCCAAAAAGCAGTAGATATATTAAATTCACTATCCGGCTTTGACATTCTAGACTTAGGTGATTTTAACATTAGTCAATATGACTATGAACATAAAAACAATAAGGATGATTATTTAAAACTAATGCATAGGATCATAGACAATTATGACACTTTAGTTTTTGCAACACCCGTTTATTGGTATTCTATGAGTGGAGTAATGAAAGTATTTTTTGATCGATTTACAGACTTACTTGATAATGAGAAAGAGTTGGGCAGAAAATTAAGAAATAAAAACATGGCTGTTTTGAGTTCCTCCATTGGCGACCACTTAGGAGAAAACTTTTGGCTTCCGTTTATTGAGACTGCGAAATATTTAGGTATGAATTATATTGGAAACGTTCATACGATTACGGACCAAGATCCTACAGAGGAGTTAATGAAATTTGTAGACTTAATTAATAAAAAAAGCATTGTAACGAATGAAGCTGTATAG
- a CDS encoding DUF3467 domain-containing protein has product MEENNENQLNIELSEEIAEGIYSNLAIITHSSTEFVVDFVRIMPGVPKAKVKSRVVLTPEHAKRLMHALEDNIQKYESVHGKIKTHEGQHALPMNFGGPTAQA; this is encoded by the coding sequence ATGGAAGAAAATAACGAAAATCAATTAAATATCGAATTATCAGAAGAAATTGCAGAAGGTATTTATTCTAATCTTGCTATTATAACTCATTCGTCAACAGAGTTTGTTGTTGATTTTGTTCGTATTATGCCTGGTGTGCCAAAGGCTAAAGTAAAATCACGTGTTGTGCTTACTCCCGAACATGCTAAGCGTTTAATGCATGCGCTCGAAGATAATATTCAGAAATATGAAAGTGTCCACGGTAAAATAAAAACCCATGAAGGGCAACATGCTTTACCAATGAATTTTGGCGGGCCAACTGCACAGGCTTAA
- a CDS encoding TonB-dependent receptor, with amino-acid sequence MKHNYQRFWLLTAFFLLLQTVAFAQNVITVSGTVKDKATRETLPAVSITLKGKNTGTSTDNKGNFTLKTNTPPPFVLIVNSIGFKSQEMTVSGATNSLIIELETQTILGQEVVVAASRVEEKILESPVSIEKMGVQAIKNAPAPSFYDALANLKGVEMSAQSLTFKSVNTRGFNANGNTRMVQLIDGMDNQAPGLNFSVGNIVGITELDLENAELLPGASSALYGPNAINGIVLLNSKSPFNYQGFSALLKGGMLSESNRSKTNTPYYDVALRYAKAFNNKFAFKVNFAMLNADDWQASDMRDQSLLNGFTLENGAQFANPAYNGVNTYGDELNFNMYDRLLPAALTTGNPLGDNIKQLSNATGGVLTPQAIFDGMMPSRNNSYVSRTGYNERDLTDYDTKNIKVNGALHYRINENIEAFVQGSYGYGTTVYTGADRYSIKNFSMGQYKAEIKGSNFYVRAYTTQERAGDSYASGTLGAGINEAWKPSQSWFQQYFGAYALGALTTYSSTFQAKYQEGMLGGKPQPVAFAEAVQAATIASKGGYPTYSTQARNAADNGRLIPGTAAFDAAAKTVREKAIPGDASGVGARFADRTNLYQVEGMYNFMNEIKFMEMLVGGNYRIYDLNSEKTLFALDENGQEFDIKEWGAYLQLGKKVLDDQLKLSGSLRYDKNMNFKGQFSPRLSAVLTVAKDHNIRASYQTGFRIPTTQNQYIDLLTPQARLIGGLPFLRERYGLNSGPLYSLESVQAGSPKQYQFRDFNPEKVVSYELGYKALVNRKLLVDAYVYKSDYKNFIGTQVVIQPVSSTQQNVFSFPVNNTKTINTWGWALGLDYSLPSNFVVGGNVSFNKLTNEKDLGGLYAEYNTPEYRFNVYAGNRNIANSNFGFNVTYRWQDEFIWQSTFVGVNLQAANGALIPSYGSLDAQVTKAFPKAKTTIKLGSSNLLNKSYRQAWGNPLVGTTGYISIGYNL; translated from the coding sequence ATGAAACACAATTACCAGAGATTTTGGCTTTTAACAGCCTTTTTTCTGCTATTGCAAACTGTGGCCTTTGCCCAAAATGTAATAACAGTGAGCGGAACAGTGAAGGATAAGGCCACCAGAGAAACCTTGCCTGCAGTAAGTATTACCCTGAAAGGTAAAAACACGGGTACATCAACTGATAACAAAGGTAACTTCACCCTAAAAACAAATACCCCGCCTCCATTTGTATTAATAGTAAACTCAATAGGTTTCAAAAGTCAGGAGATGACTGTTTCGGGGGCAACCAACAGCTTAATAATTGAATTAGAAACCCAAACAATTTTAGGACAAGAAGTTGTTGTCGCTGCATCTCGTGTTGAAGAGAAAATACTTGAATCACCTGTTTCAATTGAAAAGATGGGAGTTCAAGCTATTAAGAATGCTCCAGCTCCTTCTTTTTACGATGCCCTGGCAAACTTAAAAGGGGTTGAGATGAGTGCTCAGTCGTTAACTTTTAAATCTGTTAACACTAGAGGTTTTAATGCCAATGGTAATACACGTATGGTTCAATTAATTGACGGTATGGATAACCAAGCTCCAGGCTTAAACTTCTCAGTTGGTAATATTGTTGGAATTACCGAGCTTGATCTTGAAAACGCCGAATTACTGCCAGGTGCTTCATCTGCATTATACGGTCCAAACGCGATTAATGGTATTGTTCTTTTAAATAGCAAGAGTCCATTTAATTATCAAGGATTTAGTGCTTTACTTAAAGGTGGCATGTTAAGTGAGTCAAACCGTAGCAAAACCAACACTCCATACTATGATGTTGCTTTACGTTACGCAAAAGCTTTCAATAATAAATTCGCTTTCAAAGTGAACTTTGCAATGCTAAATGCAGACGATTGGCAAGCTAGTGATATGCGTGACCAAAGTTTATTGAATGGCTTCACACTTGAAAATGGAGCTCAATTTGCAAATCCTGCGTATAACGGAGTGAATACTTATGGTGACGAACTTAATTTCAATATGTATGATCGTCTATTGCCAGCAGCATTAACTACTGGAAATCCACTGGGTGATAATATTAAGCAATTGTCTAATGCTACTGGCGGTGTCCTTACTCCTCAAGCTATTTTTGATGGAATGATGCCATCAAGAAATAATTCTTACGTATCTCGTACAGGTTATAATGAAAGAGATCTGACCGATTACGATACTAAAAATATTAAGGTTAATGGTGCATTACATTATCGCATTAATGAGAATATAGAAGCTTTTGTTCAAGGAAGTTATGGATATGGAACAACCGTTTATACTGGTGCCGACCGTTACTCAATTAAAAACTTCAGCATGGGTCAATATAAGGCAGAGATAAAAGGAAGTAACTTCTATGTTCGTGCATATACAACTCAGGAGCGCGCTGGAGATAGCTATGCCTCAGGAACTTTAGGAGCAGGTATTAATGAAGCTTGGAAACCAAGTCAATCATGGTTCCAGCAATATTTTGGAGCTTATGCCTTAGGTGCATTAACAACATATTCTTCTACATTTCAAGCTAAATATCAGGAAGGGATGTTAGGCGGTAAACCTCAACCCGTGGCATTTGCTGAGGCTGTTCAGGCTGCAACAATTGCTTCAAAAGGAGGATATCCGACCTATAGTACACAGGCACGTAATGCTGCTGATAACGGAAGATTAATTCCTGGTACTGCTGCGTTTGATGCTGCTGCTAAAACTGTTCGCGAGAAAGCTATCCCTGGTGATGCAAGTGGGGTAGGAGCTCGCTTTGCAGACAGAACTAACCTTTACCAAGTGGAAGGTATGTACAATTTCATGAACGAAATTAAGTTTATGGAAATGTTAGTTGGCGGTAACTACAGAATTTATGATTTGAACTCTGAGAAAACCTTATTTGCTTTAGATGAGAACGGCCAAGAGTTTGATATTAAAGAATGGGGTGCTTACCTTCAGTTAGGTAAAAAAGTATTGGATGATCAATTGAAACTTTCAGGTTCATTGCGTTACGATAAGAATATGAACTTTAAGGGTCAATTCTCTCCTCGTCTTTCTGCTGTTTTGACTGTTGCGAAAGATCATAATATCAGAGCTTCATACCAAACAGGTTTCCGCATTCCAACTACTCAAAATCAATACATTGATTTATTAACTCCTCAGGCGCGTTTAATTGGAGGTTTGCCGTTTTTACGTGAGCGTTATGGTTTAAATAGCGGTCCATTATATTCACTCGAGTCAGTTCAGGCCGGATCACCTAAACAATACCAGTTTAGAGACTTCAACCCAGAGAAAGTCGTTTCTTATGAGTTAGGATACAAGGCATTGGTAAACAGAAAACTGTTGGTTGATGCTTATGTATACAAAAGTGATTATAAAAACTTTATCGGTACGCAAGTTGTAATTCAACCAGTAAGTTCAACACAACAAAATGTTTTCTCTTTCCCGGTTAATAACACTAAAACAATAAACACTTGGGGCTGGGCATTAGGATTAGATTATTCATTACCTTCTAATTTTGTAGTTGGAGGTAATGTTTCATTTAATAAGCTTACTAATGAAAAAGATTTAGGTGGATTATATGCTGAGTATAACACTCCTGAATACCGTTTCAACGTTTATGCTGGTAACCGTAATATTGCAAATTCAAACTTTGGATTTAATGTTACTTACAGATGGCAGGATGAATTTATCTGGCAATCAACTTTTGTTGGTGTAAACTTACAAGCAGCAAATGGAGCCTTAATTCCTTCATATGGCAGTTTAGATGCTCAAGTTACCAAAGCATTCCCGAAAGCTAAGACTACTATTAAATTGGGTAGCTCTAACTTGTTGAATAAATCATACAGACAGGCTTGGGGTAACCCATTAGTAGGAACTACTGGTTATATTTCAATAGGTTATAATTTATAA
- a CDS encoding acyl transferase — translation MNKPTNSEIFSISTNQNFEELSLRIFRYQAATSPVYNEYLRLLKINIEAINSINTIPFLPIGFFKTHDVITEQQKPEVIFSSSGTTGMIQSKHLVSQVSVYKESFVKAFEHFYGLPKDYCFLALLPSYLEREGSSLILMVEDLISLSNHPESGFFLHNHDELYAKLLQLESTGQKTILIGVTYALLDFIEKYSIELKHTIVMETGGMKGKRKEMVRAELHDQLKRGFGVDHIHSEYGMTELLSQAYSTGKGVFQCPPWMRVLTRDANDPLSIVENNHTGGVNIIDLANINSCSFIATQDLGRTYYDGSFEILGRFDNSDIRGCNLLVQ, via the coding sequence GTGAATAAACCTACAAACTCTGAGATTTTCTCTATTTCCACTAACCAAAACTTTGAAGAGCTTAGCTTACGTATTTTCCGATACCAAGCTGCGACCAGCCCAGTTTATAATGAGTATTTAAGACTTTTAAAGATTAATATTGAAGCAATAAATTCGATTAATACCATTCCGTTTTTGCCAATCGGTTTTTTCAAAACTCACGACGTAATTACTGAACAGCAGAAGCCAGAAGTTATATTTTCTAGTTCGGGAACTACCGGTATGATACAGAGTAAGCATTTGGTGAGTCAGGTGTCGGTTTACAAAGAGAGCTTTGTAAAAGCATTTGAGCATTTCTATGGCTTGCCAAAAGATTATTGTTTTTTAGCCCTGTTGCCTTCTTATTTGGAGCGCGAAGGTTCATCATTAATACTGATGGTAGAAGATTTAATTAGTTTATCTAATCATCCGGAAAGTGGATTTTTTCTTCACAATCATGATGAGCTATATGCTAAATTGCTTCAATTAGAGTCAACCGGTCAAAAAACAATTCTTATCGGAGTTACATATGCCTTGCTTGATTTTATTGAAAAGTATTCCATCGAACTAAAGCACACCATTGTTATGGAAACCGGTGGAATGAAGGGCAAACGAAAAGAAATGGTTAGAGCTGAACTTCACGATCAACTGAAAAGAGGCTTTGGTGTTGATCACATTCATTCAGAGTATGGAATGACAGAACTTCTATCACAAGCATACTCAACTGGAAAGGGAGTTTTCCAATGTCCTCCATGGATGAGAGTTCTAACCAGAGATGCAAATGATCCTTTAAGCATTGTTGAGAATAACCATACAGGCGGAGTAAACATTATTGATCTGGCTAATATCAATTCATGTTCATTTATTGCCACACAGGATTTAGGTAGAACATATTATGATGGATCGTTTGAGATTTTAGGTCGATTTGACAACAGCGACATAAGAGGCTGCAACTTATTGGTTCAGTAA